In one Ochotona princeps isolate mOchPri1 chromosome 16, mOchPri1.hap1, whole genome shotgun sequence genomic region, the following are encoded:
- the LOC101524944 gene encoding renin receptor-like isoform X2: MVSRTAQGERCQRARRAVPMEATKGLALRVGTNWSVSPLHAAVATRVSWACCVALHRCSCRSTMTVLVVLLSMLVAGVVGNEFSVLRSPESVVFRNGSWPIPGERIPDVAALSMGFSVEDDLSWPGLAVGSLFYRPQATVIVMVKGVNKLALPLDSAISYPLENAVPFSLDSLADSIHSLFSEETPIVLELAPSEERVYMVGKANSVFEDLSVTLGQLHNRLLQDNSILSSLPLDSLSRNNEVDLLFLSELQILHDISSLLSQQQHLAKDPSPDLYSLELAGLAEIGKHYGEDSEQFRDASKILVDTLRKFADDMYNLYGGNAVIELVTVKSFDTALVRKTRAILETKQENPATPYNLAYKYNFEYPVVFNMILWIMIALALAVIITSYNMWNMDPGYDSIIYRMTNQKIRVD; the protein is encoded by the coding sequence TCACCCCTTCATGCAGCAGTGGCCACTCGTGTCTCGTGGGCTTGCTGTGTTGCTCTGCACCGCTGCAGCTGCCGCAGCACCATGACTGTGCTCGTCGTGCTCCTGTCCATGCTGGTCGCAGGTGTCGTGGGGAATGAGTTTAGTGTCTTAAGATCACCAGAGTCTGTTGTTTTCCGCAACGGAAGCTGGCCGATACCAGGAGAGCGAATCCCAGATGTGGCCGCACTGTCCATGGGCTTCTCTGTAGAAGACGACCTTTCTtggccaggactggcagtgggtaGCCTGTTCTACCGGCCTCAGGCTACTGTTATAGTGATGGTGAAAGGAGTGAACAAACTTGCTCTGCCTCTGGACAGTGCTATCTCATACCCATTGGAGAATGCAGTACCTTTTAGTCTTGACAGCCTTGCAGATTCCATTCATTCTTTGTTTTCGGAAGAAACTCCTATAGTTTTGGAGTTGGCTCCCAGTGAAGAAAGAGTGTATATGGTGGGGAAGGCAAACTCAGTATTTGAAGACCTCTCAGTAACGTTGGGACAGCTCCACAATCGCCTGTTACAAGATAACTCCATCCTCAGTTCTCTTCCCCTCGATTCTCTGAGTAGGAACAATGAAGTTGACCTGCTCTTTCTTTCTGAACTGCAAATATTGCATGACATTTCAAGTCTGTTGTCTCAGCAGCAGCATCTAGCCAAGGATCCTTCTCCGGATTTGTATTCCCTGGAACTGGCAGGTTTGGCTGAAATTGGGAAACATTATGGGGAAGACTCTGAGCAATTCCGAGACGCATCCAAGATCCTTGTGGATACACTGCGGaagtttgcagatgacatgtaTAATCTTTATGGTGGGAATGCTGTGATAGAGTTGGTGACTGTCAAATCATTTGACACAGCCCTTGTGAGGAAGACAAGAGCAATCCTGGAGACAAAACAAGAGAACCCAGCAACTCCCTACAACCTtgcatataaatataattttgagTATCCAGTGGTTTTCAACATGATACTTTGGATCATGATCGCCTTGGCCTTGGCTGTGATCATCACCTCTTACAATATGTGGAACATGGATCCTGGATATGATAGCATCATTTATAGGATGACAAACCAGAAGATTCGAGTGGATTGA